One Gordonia mangrovi genomic region harbors:
- the bioB gene encoding biotin synthase BioB, protein MTQAPVAPGASQSQTADDILAIAREQVLEQGRALDQAQVLEVLQLGDDRLTELLQLAHDVRMRWCGPEVEVEGIISLKTGGCPEDCHFCSQSGLFASPVRSAWIDIPSLVEAAKQTAKTGATEFCIVAAVRGPDKRLLSQVAAGIEAIRNEVDIQIACSLGMLTQEQVDELKDMGVHRYNHNLETARSHFPNVVTTHSWEERWDTLRMVRDAGMEVCCGGILGMGESLEQRAEFASDLAALEPDEVPLNFLNPRPGTPFGDLDVLPASEALKSVAAFRLALPRTILRFAGGREITLGDLGAKQGILGGINAVIVGNYLTTLGRPAEEDLDLLSDLSMPIKALNDSI, encoded by the coding sequence ATGACCCAGGCACCCGTCGCCCCCGGCGCTTCCCAGTCGCAGACCGCCGACGACATCCTCGCCATCGCCCGTGAGCAGGTACTCGAGCAGGGGCGGGCGCTCGACCAGGCGCAGGTGCTCGAGGTGTTGCAGCTCGGTGACGACCGCCTCACCGAGCTGCTGCAGCTCGCACACGACGTGCGGATGCGCTGGTGCGGCCCGGAGGTCGAGGTGGAAGGCATCATCTCGCTCAAGACCGGCGGCTGCCCCGAGGACTGCCACTTCTGTTCGCAGTCGGGCCTGTTCGCCTCGCCGGTGCGTAGCGCCTGGATCGACATCCCATCGCTGGTCGAGGCGGCGAAGCAGACCGCCAAGACCGGCGCGACCGAGTTCTGCATCGTCGCAGCCGTGCGCGGTCCGGACAAGCGACTGCTCAGCCAGGTCGCCGCGGGCATCGAGGCCATCCGCAACGAGGTCGACATCCAGATCGCCTGCAGCCTGGGCATGCTCACCCAGGAACAGGTCGACGAGCTCAAGGACATGGGCGTGCACCGCTACAACCACAACCTCGAGACCGCGCGCAGCCATTTCCCCAACGTGGTGACCACGCACTCCTGGGAAGAGCGGTGGGACACCCTGCGCATGGTGCGCGACGCCGGCATGGAGGTGTGCTGCGGCGGCATCCTCGGCATGGGCGAGAGCCTCGAGCAGCGGGCCGAATTCGCTTCGGACCTGGCGGCACTGGAACCCGACGAGGTGCCCCTGAACTTCCTCAACCCGCGACCCGGCACCCCCTTCGGCGACCTCGACGTCCTCCCGGCGTCCGAGGCGTTGAAGTCGGTGGCCGCGTTCCGTCTGGCGCTGCCGCGCACCATCCTGCGCTTCGCCGGCGGGCGGGAGATCACCCTCGGTGATCTCGGCGCCAAACAGGGAATCCTGGGTGGCATCAACGCCGTCATCGTCGGCAACTACCTCACCACTCTCGGGCGGCCGGCCGAGGAGGACCTCGATCTCCTGAGCGATCTGTCGATGCCCATCAAGGCACTCAACGACAGCATCTAG
- a CDS encoding 8-amino-7-oxononanoate synthase codes for MTTTEVTATGIAAVDAEPSVATPADGQVALGWLAEEAARLRAAGLHREPVVRRTDSPMVDLASNDYLGLCAHPDVIAGGQAALAHWGAGATASRLVVGTTEAHVELENDLADFLGFPSALAFSSGYLANVGAITALAGRGDLIVSDTGTHASLIDGCRLSRARVVVTDRGDHRAVREALRARTEQRALVVTDSVYSIDGEPAPIAELHAVARECGAALLVDEAHALGVRGPGGRGLIAELGLSGAPDLIMTTVLSKSMGAQGGVVLGPDQLRSHLVDRARTFIFDTGLAPAAVGAAHAALRLLRADPAMPVRLRDNAARLARAIGAPPPAAAVVSLIVGDPHAAVAAAGHCREQGVLVGCFRPPSVPVGTSRLRLTVRADLDDATIDRVAQVVSDALTSVGVR; via the coding sequence ATGACCACCACCGAAGTCACTGCCACCGGTATCGCAGCCGTGGACGCCGAGCCGAGCGTCGCGACGCCCGCCGACGGGCAGGTCGCGCTCGGCTGGCTCGCCGAGGAGGCGGCGCGACTGCGCGCCGCCGGGCTGCATCGGGAGCCCGTCGTCCGGCGTACCGACAGTCCCATGGTCGATCTCGCCTCCAACGACTATCTCGGGCTGTGCGCGCACCCCGACGTCATCGCCGGTGGTCAGGCGGCGCTGGCGCACTGGGGGGCCGGTGCCACCGCCTCTCGGTTGGTGGTCGGGACCACCGAGGCCCACGTCGAACTCGAGAACGACCTCGCCGACTTCCTCGGATTCCCGTCCGCGCTGGCCTTCTCGTCGGGGTACCTGGCCAACGTCGGCGCCATCACCGCACTGGCCGGGCGCGGTGACCTGATCGTCAGTGACACCGGTACCCATGCATCGCTCATCGACGGTTGCCGGCTCTCGCGGGCGCGGGTCGTCGTGACCGACCGCGGCGATCACCGGGCCGTCCGCGAGGCCCTACGTGCTCGCACCGAGCAGCGGGCGCTGGTGGTGACCGACTCCGTGTACAGCATCGACGGCGAGCCGGCCCCGATAGCCGAACTCCATGCCGTCGCCCGCGAGTGCGGCGCGGCACTGCTGGTGGACGAGGCGCATGCGTTGGGCGTGCGTGGACCCGGTGGGCGTGGCCTCATCGCCGAACTCGGACTGTCCGGCGCTCCCGACCTGATCATGACCACGGTGCTGTCGAAGTCGATGGGCGCGCAGGGCGGTGTGGTTCTCGGACCCGACCAGTTGCGGTCGCATCTCGTCGATCGGGCACGCACCTTCATCTTCGACACCGGCCTCGCCCCGGCTGCGGTGGGCGCGGCGCATGCGGCGCTGCGGCTGCTGCGCGCCGATCCCGCGATGCCGGTCCGGCTGCGCGACAATGCTGCGCGACTGGCCCGGGCGATCGGCGCACCGCCGCCCGCGGCGGCTGTCGTCTCGCTGATCGTCGGCGATCCGCATGCCGCCGTGGCCGCCGCCGGGCACTGTCGTGAGCAGGGTGTGCTGGTCGGGTGTTTCCGTCCCCCGTCGGTACCGGTGGGCACCTCGCGGCTGCGGCTCACCGTGCGCGCCGATCTCGATGACGCGACGATCGATCGGGTCGCGCAGGTCGTGTCCGACGCCTTGACCAGCGTGGGTGTGCGGTGA
- a CDS encoding helix-turn-helix transcriptional regulator — protein MTVSPSDALSTSPRPALPPRTPNPASRRADAATQRREAALARLAARRMPLPGQPAQSHPQHPATVRRPLDDPRARGTMRLVGGSDTTVHRPVAAPVATPAPTPAHRPAQPVSETATRRRPGLTEREIQVMRTWLLTDSKIAVADELSISIGTVNTHLTRIRAKYTAVDRTARTKASLAARAIQDGIISLDEL, from the coding sequence ATGACCGTTTCCCCGTCCGACGCATTGTCCACTTCGCCGCGCCCGGCCCTGCCCCCGCGGACACCGAATCCGGCGAGTCGCCGTGCCGACGCCGCCACGCAACGACGGGAGGCCGCGTTGGCCCGACTGGCCGCGCGACGGATGCCCCTCCCCGGACAGCCCGCGCAGTCCCATCCGCAACACCCCGCTACAGTGCGTCGCCCACTCGACGATCCCCGCGCACGGGGCACCATGCGCCTTGTCGGCGGCTCTGACACCACCGTCCACCGACCTGTCGCGGCCCCGGTCGCCACGCCGGCACCTACCCCGGCGCACAGGCCGGCGCAGCCGGTGTCCGAGACGGCCACCCGTCGTCGCCCCGGATTGACCGAACGCGAGATCCAGGTGATGCGGACCTGGTTGCTGACCGACTCGAAGATCGCGGTCGCCGATGAACTGTCGATCTCGATCGGCACGGTCAACACCCACCTGACCCGAATCCGCGCCAAGTACACCGCGGTGGACCGCACCGCGCGGACCAAGGCGTCCCTGGCCGCGCGCGCCATCCAGGACGGGATCATCTCGCTCGACGAGCTCTGA
- a CDS encoding DUF2567 domain-containing protein has product MTEPAPVVSDDLPAGSIGPRAVKRSVSGLIAVAVAVVLLGIVLGAVWAVVTPALRGRVVSAESAVVPATAFGSEFAAVGTFALLLFGYGVGSVVIGWTAARSWRGPTGFGVLAVATTVGSLVAAVVGIWVADWRFGDPRALPIGATFEVVPDLWLDGAVRGGVGGPWVLFACAPLSAALVYLGAALASRTADLGVGDLPTTIAPG; this is encoded by the coding sequence ATGACCGAGCCGGCGCCGGTCGTCTCCGACGACCTGCCCGCCGGATCGATCGGCCCCCGGGCCGTCAAGCGTTCGGTGTCCGGGCTCATCGCGGTGGCCGTCGCCGTGGTGTTGCTGGGGATCGTCCTGGGCGCGGTGTGGGCGGTGGTGACCCCGGCTCTGCGTGGGCGGGTCGTGTCGGCGGAATCCGCCGTCGTGCCGGCCACTGCGTTCGGTTCGGAGTTCGCGGCCGTGGGCACCTTTGCGTTGCTGCTCTTCGGCTACGGCGTGGGGTCGGTGGTCATCGGCTGGACTGCTGCTCGATCTTGGCGCGGCCCAACGGGTTTCGGAGTGCTCGCGGTCGCCACCACGGTGGGTTCGTTGGTCGCGGCCGTCGTCGGCATCTGGGTGGCCGACTGGCGTTTCGGCGACCCGCGCGCCCTGCCCATCGGCGCGACCTTCGAGGTGGTGCCCGACCTCTGGCTCGACGGTGCGGTGCGTGGGGGTGTGGGCGGTCCGTGGGTGCTGTTCGCCTGCGCGCCGCTGTCCGCGGCCCTGGTCTACCTGGGCGCCGCGCTCGCATCCCGCACCGCCGACCTCGGTGTCGGCGACCTCCCGACGACGATTGCGCCGGGCTGA
- a CDS encoding helix-turn-helix domain-containing protein: MVRAPLTPTQIAAGRRLGAVLRECRGERTVADVAEGAGISPETLRKIEGGRLLTPSFATVVALGRSLEVPVELLADAVSGAEIPSARTTV, translated from the coding sequence ATGGTTCGTGCACCGTTGACCCCGACGCAGATCGCCGCGGGACGCCGTCTCGGCGCAGTGCTGCGCGAATGCCGTGGCGAACGGACGGTGGCCGACGTCGCCGAAGGTGCGGGCATCTCGCCGGAGACGCTCCGCAAGATCGAGGGCGGCCGACTGCTGACCCCGTCGTTCGCCACGGTGGTGGCGCTCGGTCGGTCACTGGAGGTGCCGGTGGAATTGCTCGCCGATGCGGTCTCCGGGGCCGAGATTCCGAGCGCCCGGACGACGGTCTGA
- the nadC gene encoding carboxylating nicotinate-nucleotide diphosphorylase, giving the protein MSEAFVGQANAVGELGLEITDEVRTLIRTALDEDLRHGPDVTTAATVPSDAVTDAVIVSRGDGVIAGLPVVLAVFDEVIGAGAYEVTSAVVDGTRVGPGDVVLAVHAPTGALLTAERTALNIICHLSGIATATAHWVAAVDGTAAQVRDSRKTLPGLRHLQKYAVRAGGGVNHRMGLGDAALIKDNHVAAAGSVSAALSAVRAAAPGLPVEVEVDSLAQLDEVLALEPQLVLLDNFALWETQMAVQRRNTRSPQTKLESSGGLGLDMAADYARTGVDYLAVGALTHSVIALDLGLDIPAPTPSN; this is encoded by the coding sequence GTGAGTGAGGCATTCGTCGGACAGGCAAATGCCGTCGGCGAACTCGGGCTGGAGATCACCGACGAGGTACGGACGCTGATCCGGACGGCTCTCGACGAGGATCTGCGCCACGGCCCGGACGTCACGACCGCCGCGACCGTGCCGTCCGACGCGGTGACCGATGCCGTCATCGTCAGCCGCGGTGACGGGGTCATCGCGGGGCTGCCGGTGGTGCTGGCGGTGTTCGACGAGGTCATCGGGGCCGGTGCCTACGAGGTCACCTCGGCGGTCGTCGACGGCACGCGGGTCGGGCCCGGCGACGTCGTGCTCGCTGTGCATGCACCCACCGGTGCGCTGCTCACCGCGGAACGTACCGCACTGAACATCATCTGCCACCTGTCGGGCATCGCGACCGCCACCGCCCACTGGGTGGCGGCCGTCGACGGCACCGCAGCGCAGGTCCGTGACTCACGCAAGACCCTGCCGGGACTGCGTCACCTGCAGAAATACGCCGTCCGTGCCGGTGGGGGAGTCAACCACCGGATGGGTCTCGGCGATGCGGCACTGATCAAGGACAACCACGTCGCCGCGGCCGGATCGGTCAGCGCTGCGCTGTCCGCGGTCCGGGCGGCGGCGCCCGGACTTCCCGTCGAGGTCGAGGTCGATTCGCTGGCACAGCTCGACGAGGTGCTGGCGCTGGAGCCGCAACTGGTCCTGCTCGACAACTTCGCACTGTGGGAGACCCAGATGGCGGTGCAGCGGCGCAACACCCGGTCGCCGCAGACCAAACTGGAGAGCTCCGGCGGTCTGGGCCTCGACATGGCCGCCGACTACGCGCGTACCGGCGTCGACTACCTCGCCGTCGGCGCGCTCACCCATTCGGTCATCGCACTCGACCTCGGCCTCGACATCCCCGCGCCGACACCGTCGAACTGA
- the bioD gene encoding dethiobiotin synthase: MTASSGRLLAVAGTSTDVGKTVVTAALVASARAAGLAPAVCKPAQTGVGPGAPGDLAVIENLAGAVTTAECARYPDPLAPETAARLSGMPPLDRTTARVAVDRLARAHEMTFIEGAGGVLVRLAPDLTLLDLCADVGAPVVVVVPAGLGALNHAELTVGAVRAHGLRVAGLVIGSWPADPDLAMRCNRDDLPRLTGTPVVGVIPAGAGALGQAEFSRRAPSWFDRDWLARELAPTAPTATTFAPTAT, from the coding sequence GTGACGGCGTCGTCGGGCCGGTTGCTGGCGGTGGCGGGCACCTCCACCGACGTCGGCAAGACGGTCGTCACCGCAGCGCTGGTCGCCTCGGCGCGCGCCGCCGGTCTGGCGCCGGCCGTATGCAAACCCGCCCAGACCGGTGTCGGCCCCGGTGCGCCGGGTGACCTGGCCGTGATCGAGAACCTCGCGGGGGCGGTCACCACCGCCGAGTGCGCGCGGTATCCGGATCCACTCGCGCCGGAGACCGCTGCGCGGCTGTCCGGGATGCCGCCGCTCGATCGCACCACCGCGCGCGTCGCTGTCGACCGACTGGCGCGAGCCCATGAGATGACCTTCATCGAAGGTGCCGGCGGAGTACTGGTCCGGCTGGCGCCGGATCTCACACTGCTCGACCTGTGCGCCGATGTCGGCGCACCTGTCGTGGTGGTGGTGCCGGCGGGTCTCGGGGCCCTCAATCACGCCGAGCTCACCGTCGGCGCCGTCCGCGCCCACGGTCTGCGCGTCGCCGGTCTGGTCATCGGTTCCTGGCCGGCCGATCCCGATCTCGCCATGCGCTGCAACCGAGACGATCTCCCGCGGCTCACCGGCACGCCCGTCGTGGGGGTGATCCCGGCCGGCGCCGGTGCCCTCGGACAGGCGGAGTTCAGCCGCCGCGCCCCGTCCTGGTTCGACCGGGACTGGCTGGCCCGAGAACTCGCCCCCACCGCGCCGACGGCAACCACCTTCGCGCCGACAGCAACCTGA
- the bsaP gene encoding biotin synthase auxiliary protein BsaP — MSMTNPGSAATPSPSYSTLEVPGPLAQPCRFGVYTGLELELQADDAIPAAARLGLEPPRFCGQCGRRMVVQVRPDGWSARCSRHGTVDSTELGQR; from the coding sequence ATGTCGATGACGAATCCGGGTTCGGCGGCGACGCCATCACCCTCGTACTCCACCCTCGAGGTGCCCGGCCCGCTCGCGCAGCCCTGCCGATTCGGTGTCTACACCGGACTCGAACTGGAACTCCAGGCGGACGACGCGATACCGGCGGCCGCCCGGCTGGGGCTGGAGCCGCCGAGGTTCTGCGGGCAGTGTGGCCGGCGCATGGTGGTGCAGGTGCGGCCGGATGGCTGGAGCGCGCGCTGTTCGCGGCACGGGACGGTCGACTCGACCGAACTGGGACAACGATGA
- the hisD gene encoding histidinol dehydrogenase has protein sequence MLARTDLRGAAPTLAELRRALPRGGTDVNAVLDTVAPVVHAVAEQGTDAALGFGEKFDGVRPTSVRVPAAVIADALDRLDPAVADALRESIDRARKVHADQRRETSRTQVVEGGVVSEKWIPVRRVGLYVPGGNAVYPSSVIMNVVPAQEAGVGSLVIASPPQKEFGGWPHPTILAACALLGVSEVWAVGGAQGVALLTYGGTDTDAADEPGSVLDPVDLITGPGNIYVTAAKRLCRGVVGIDSEAGPTEIAILADGSADAGILAADLISQAEHDVLAASVLVTDSADLADAVDAALDEQVAATKHRERVTTALSGKQSGIVLVDDLEAGLAVVDAYAAEHLEIQTRDAAAVADRVHNAGAIFVGPYAPVSLGDYCAGSNHVLPTSGSARFASGLSVQTFLKGVHVIDYDEAALRDVADHVVTLADAEDLPGHGDAIKQRFVGGPA, from the coding sequence ATGCTCGCCCGAACCGACCTGCGCGGAGCCGCGCCCACGCTCGCCGAGCTGCGACGTGCGCTGCCGCGCGGGGGCACCGACGTCAACGCCGTCCTCGACACGGTGGCGCCGGTGGTGCATGCGGTCGCCGAGCAGGGCACCGATGCGGCGCTCGGGTTCGGTGAGAAGTTCGACGGTGTGCGGCCGACGTCGGTGCGCGTACCCGCCGCGGTGATCGCCGACGCCCTCGACCGGCTTGACCCGGCGGTGGCCGACGCGCTGCGCGAATCGATCGACCGGGCGCGCAAGGTGCACGCCGACCAGCGCCGCGAAACCAGCCGGACGCAGGTCGTCGAGGGTGGCGTCGTCAGCGAGAAGTGGATTCCGGTCCGCCGCGTGGGGCTCTATGTCCCGGGCGGCAACGCCGTCTACCCGTCGTCGGTGATCATGAATGTGGTCCCGGCCCAGGAGGCGGGCGTCGGCTCGCTGGTCATCGCCTCACCACCGCAGAAGGAATTCGGCGGGTGGCCGCACCCGACGATCCTCGCGGCGTGCGCGTTGCTCGGCGTCAGCGAGGTGTGGGCGGTCGGCGGTGCCCAAGGCGTCGCCCTGCTCACCTACGGCGGCACCGACACCGACGCCGCCGACGAACCCGGGTCGGTCCTCGACCCGGTCGACCTCATCACCGGGCCGGGCAACATCTACGTGACCGCCGCCAAGCGACTCTGCCGCGGCGTGGTGGGCATCGACTCCGAGGCCGGTCCCACCGAGATCGCGATCCTCGCCGACGGCAGCGCGGATGCGGGGATCCTCGCCGCCGACCTGATCAGTCAGGCCGAGCACGACGTCCTCGCCGCCTCGGTGCTCGTCACCGACAGCGCCGACCTCGCCGACGCCGTCGACGCCGCCCTCGACGAGCAGGTGGCCGCGACCAAACACCGCGAGCGGGTCACCACCGCCCTGTCCGGCAAGCAGTCGGGCATCGTGCTCGTCGACGACCTCGAGGCCGGTCTCGCCGTGGTCGACGCCTACGCCGCCGAACACCTCGAGATCCAGACACGTGACGCCGCCGCGGTCGCCGACCGGGTGCACAACGCCGGCGCGATCTTCGTCGGGCCGTACGCCCCGGTGAGTCTCGGCGACTATTGTGCGGGCTCCAATCACGTTCTGCCGACGTCGGGTTCGGCACGCTTCGCGTCGGGGCTGTCGGTGCAGACCTTCCTCAAGGGTGTACACGTCATCGATTACGACGAGGCCGCGCTGCGCGATGTCGCCGACCACGTGGTGACCCTCGCCGACGCGGAAGACCTGCCCGGACACGGCGACGCGATCAAACAGCGATTCGTCGGGGGTCCCGCGTGA
- the map gene encoding type I methionyl aminopeptidase, producing the protein MIELKSRQEIAAMRTTGGFIADLLDDLAARAESGVNLLDLEMRARELIHRRGAVSCYWDYAPSFGRGPFRNVICLSLNDAVLHGLPYDCELADGDVLSMDIAVAIDGWVADSARTVIVGAARDEDAILVETTQLALAAGIDAARPGNRLGDISAAIGRVCTSRGFPVNTEFGGHGLGRTMHEDPHVPNLGRPGTGLPLRPGLTLALEPWLAQTTSRIVYDPDGWTIRSADGSRTSHSEHTIAVTEGAAAVLTLPS; encoded by the coding sequence GTGATCGAACTGAAGTCGCGCCAGGAGATCGCCGCGATGCGAACCACCGGTGGGTTCATCGCGGACCTGCTCGACGACCTGGCGGCGCGGGCCGAATCCGGTGTCAATCTGCTCGATCTCGAGATGCGGGCTCGTGAGCTCATCCACCGGCGCGGCGCGGTGTCGTGCTACTGGGACTACGCGCCGTCCTTCGGGCGGGGGCCGTTCCGCAACGTGATCTGCTTGTCCCTCAACGATGCAGTGCTGCACGGCCTTCCGTATGACTGTGAACTCGCCGACGGCGACGTGCTGAGTATGGACATCGCCGTCGCGATCGACGGCTGGGTGGCCGACTCGGCGCGCACCGTGATCGTGGGTGCCGCCCGCGACGAGGACGCTATTCTCGTCGAGACGACGCAGCTGGCTTTGGCCGCCGGGATCGACGCCGCTCGCCCGGGCAACCGGCTCGGCGACATCTCGGCGGCGATCGGGAGGGTCTGCACCTCTCGTGGCTTCCCGGTCAACACCGAGTTCGGTGGGCACGGGCTCGGTCGCACCATGCACGAGGATCCGCATGTGCCGAACCTGGGTCGCCCCGGCACGGGGCTGCCGCTGCGCCCCGGTCTCACCCTGGCGCTGGAACCCTGGCTGGCCCAGACCACGTCGCGGATCGTCTACGATCCGGACGGCTGGACGATCCGGTCGGCCGACGGGTCCCGCACCTCGCACAGTGAGCACACGATCGCGGTCACCGAGGGCGCCGCGGCGGTACTGACCCTGCCGTCGTGA
- a CDS encoding NUDIX hydrolase gives MSTPPPSSPPTGGVSVEVETLTAVFQVREIAADADPALCVLLAGSGGRWRLPGGAVAPDAPLDISARRAVGDTVEITRIAHLEQLAVFSDPDRVPGIRTIASTYLALVPTDAPTELAEDSAWHAVDDLPTLAYDHDQIVDAARHRLAAKLSYTNIAFALAPSRFPMSQLSEIYCAALGYPVDTTNLLRILSRRAVVVATGTVGKTGRSGGRPPALYAFADNRLRVTDEFATLRPPM, from the coding sequence ATGTCGACGCCTCCGCCGAGTTCTCCCCCGACCGGCGGGGTGTCCGTCGAGGTCGAGACATTGACCGCGGTGTTCCAGGTTCGCGAGATCGCCGCCGACGCCGATCCGGCGCTGTGCGTGCTGTTGGCCGGCAGCGGAGGCCGGTGGCGCCTACCCGGCGGCGCGGTCGCGCCCGATGCGCCGCTGGACATCAGCGCCCGGCGCGCCGTCGGCGACACCGTGGAGATCACCAGGATCGCCCATCTCGAACAGCTCGCGGTGTTCTCCGACCCCGACCGGGTTCCGGGCATCCGCACCATCGCCTCGACCTATCTCGCGCTGGTGCCCACCGATGCCCCGACCGAACTGGCGGAGGATTCCGCGTGGCACGCCGTCGACGACCTGCCCACCCTCGCCTACGACCACGATCAGATCGTGGACGCCGCGCGCCACCGACTGGCCGCGAAACTCTCCTACACCAACATCGCCTTCGCACTCGCCCCGAGCCGGTTCCCGATGTCACAGCTGTCGGAGATCTATTGTGCCGCTTTGGGTTATCCGGTGGACACCACTAACCTGCTACGCATCCTGAGCCGACGGGCCGTGGTGGTCGCCACCGGAACCGTCGGCAAGACCGGACGGTCGGGCGGTCGGCCGCCTGCGCTGTATGCCTTCGCAGACAATCGGTTACGTGTCACCGACGAGTTCGCGACGCTGCGGCCGCCGATGTGA
- the nadA gene encoding quinolinate synthase NadA has product MSITSDRPATVDTEPVTPGLTDARWTDGPGGYTGVEPTAEWAEEVRRLARARNATLLAHNYQLPAIQDVADHVGDSLALSRIAAEVDADEIIFCGVHFMAETAKILSPEKRVLIPDERAGCSLADSITADELREWKAEHPDAVVVSYVNTTAEVKGLTDICCTSSNAVDVVASIDPDREVLFLPDQFLGAHVKRETGRDNIHIWAGECHVHAGINGDELADQANSHPDADLFIHPECGCATSALYLAGEGAVPEDKVKILSTGGMLDAARQTGAKQVLVATEIGMLHQLRKAAPGVDFQAVNERASCPYMKMITPAALLRSLREGRDEVFVADDVAERARQSVERMIAIGNPGTGE; this is encoded by the coding sequence ATGAGCATCACCAGCGATCGCCCCGCCACGGTCGATACGGAACCCGTGACCCCGGGGCTGACCGATGCGCGATGGACCGACGGTCCGGGCGGATACACCGGAGTGGAGCCCACCGCGGAGTGGGCCGAGGAAGTGCGCCGGCTCGCCCGGGCGCGCAACGCGACTCTCCTGGCGCACAATTACCAGCTGCCGGCCATCCAGGATGTCGCCGACCATGTCGGTGACTCGCTGGCCCTCTCGCGCATCGCCGCCGAGGTCGACGCCGATGAGATCATCTTCTGCGGCGTGCACTTCATGGCCGAGACCGCCAAGATCCTCAGCCCCGAGAAGCGGGTACTGATCCCCGACGAGCGCGCCGGATGTTCGCTGGCCGACTCGATCACCGCCGACGAGCTCCGGGAGTGGAAGGCCGAGCACCCCGACGCCGTCGTCGTCTCCTACGTCAACACCACCGCGGAGGTGAAGGGGCTCACCGACATCTGCTGCACCTCGTCCAATGCGGTGGACGTGGTGGCCTCCATCGATCCCGACCGCGAGGTGCTGTTCCTGCCGGATCAATTCCTCGGCGCGCACGTCAAGCGCGAGACCGGGCGCGACAACATCCACATCTGGGCCGGTGAATGCCATGTCCATGCGGGCATCAACGGCGACGAACTGGCCGACCAGGCCAACAGTCATCCCGACGCCGACCTGTTCATCCACCCGGAATGCGGCTGCGCGACGTCGGCGCTGTATCTCGCCGGCGAAGGAGCGGTCCCCGAGGACAAGGTGAAGATCCTGTCCACCGGCGGCATGCTCGACGCCGCGCGGCAGACCGGCGCCAAGCAGGTGCTGGTCGCCACCGAGATCGGCATGCTGCACCAGCTGCGCAAGGCTGCCCCCGGTGTCGACTTCCAGGCCGTCAACGAGCGCGCGTCCTGCCCGTACATGAAGATGATCACCCCGGCCGCCCTGCTGCGGTCGCTGCGCGAGGGGCGCGACGAGGTGTTCGTCGCCGACGATGTGGCCGAGCGCGCCCGCCAGAGCGTGGAGCGGATGATCGCCATCGGGAATCCCGGTACCGGTGAGTGA